Part of the Ktedonobacteraceae bacterium genome is shown below.
AACGAGGCGACCGAAAACGTGACCAAAATGGTTGAGGCAACCCTTGACCCATACGGCTCGATCTATACCATCGCCAAGTCAGGCGCAACCAAGGCAAAGTTCCAGCAGATCCGCCAGTTGTCAGGCATGCGTGGCTTGATGGCAAGCCCATCAGGTAAGATCATCGATATTCCAATTCGTGGCAACTTCCGCGAAGGCTTGAGCGTACTCGAGTACTTCATCAGTAGCCACGGCGCTCGTAAGGGTCTGGCCGATACCGCCCTGCGTACCGCGGAATCCGGTTACCTGACCCGCCGCTTGATCGATGTGGCCCAGGATGTCATCGTCACCGAGGAAGATTGCGGCTCTACCGAAGGTATTCTGATTACGGATGAGGACAGCAAAGATATGATGCTGCCCGATATGCGTGATCGCCTGAAGGGTCGCGTGCTCCTCGAGGCCATCCCCGGCATTGACAACGTGGAACCAGGCGACGAACTGACCGAAGAAATCGTTGAAGATATCATCAACGCCGGTATCAAGGCCGTGCGCGTCCGCTCGGTACTCGGCTGTCTCGCTCGCAAGGGCGTCTGCCGCAAGTGCTATGGCCGGGACCTTGCCGCCAACTCGCTGGTCAGTCTTGGCGCGGCAGTCGGTATCATCGCCGCGCAGTCCATTGGCGAACCGGGCACGCAGTTGACCATGCGTACCTTCCACACCGGTGGTATCGCGGGCGCGCAGGGTGACATCACCCAGGGCTTGCCGCGCGTCGAAGAACTGTTCGAGGCTCGCGTCCCCAAGGACAAGGCCGAAATCAGCGAAATCGACGGCGTGGTCGAGATCATCAAAGACGAGAATACGAACGCACGCACAGTACGCGTCGTATCCACCAACGTCTTCTTCGACGAATATCCACTGCCCTCTGGCAGCGATGTACTCGTCGCTGATAAGGATCATGTACACAAGGATCAAACTATTGCTCTGATGCCGGCTGAAGATGGCAACGAGCCGCAGAAAGTAGATGCTCGCACCGAGGGCGAGGTAATCATCAATGCCGAAGGCATGCTGACCATCCGCTTCGAGGAGCGAGAAGAGCGCTCGTATCCCGTTCCGGCAGCACGCAACATTACGGTGACATCTGGCCAGAAGATTTATGCTGGCACGCCCATCACCGCCGGCCAGCGCGATCCCCAGGATGTCCTGCGCATCCAGGGTCCTGCAGCCGTCCAGATGTACTTGATCAAAGAAGTACAGCGCGTCTATCGTAATACCGGCGTCTATATCAACGACAAACATATTGAGGTCATTGTCCGTCAGATGCTTCGTCGCGTGCGTGTAGAGGAAACCGGCGATACCGATATGCTGCCGAACGACCTGGTCGATCGCTTCGTCTACGCGGATACCAATGCCCGCGTGCTGGCGGAAGGTGGAGAACCCGCCACGGCCCAGACCGTTCTGCTCGGTATCACCAAGGCTTCGCTCAACACCGATAGCTTCCTCGCCGCCGCGTCCTTCATCGAGACGACGAAAGTGTTGACAGAGGCGGCAATTGAGGGCCAGACCGATCACCTGACCGGCCTCAAAGAAAACGTGATCATTGGTAAGCTCATCCCGGCAGGCTCCGGCATCGCCCAGCGACGCCGCGAGCAGATCGCGCGCCAGCAGGCAGCTGCCGCGCGACTGGCCGCCCAGGCTACCCCGGTCGCCAGTGTTGCGGCAGGCGGTAGCAATGGAGCCGGTACTCTTGGCCTGACACTTGACAGCCTCGAAGATGAGTGATATCATAAGGTTCTGCAAACAAGTGATAATGGGCGCGGTGAACTCCGCGCCCTGTTCTAAGTGTCGGGCACAGCAATGCGCCCGGTTATCATTCTAAAAAATAAGCATAGGGAGAAATTATCCATTGCCGACGATCAATCAATTGATCCGTAAGGGCCGCTCGCAAAAGAAGGAAAAAGTCAAGGCCCCGGCGCTGCTGTACTCCTACAACGCGCTGAAAAACCGGACTTCGCGCCTGAAAGGCTCGCCTCAGAAACGTGGCGTTTGCACTCAGGTGCGTACCATGACGCCCAAAAAGCCGAACTCGGCAATGCGCAAAATTGCCCGCGTTCGCTTAAGCAACCAGATGGAAGTGACGGCCTACATCCCTGGTGAAGGGCACAATTTACAGGAACACTCCGTCGTCCTCATCCGTGGTGGCCGCGTGAAAGATTTGCCTAGCGTCCGCTATCACATCGTCCGCGGTACTCTGGATAGCGATGGAGTCGCAAAACGCCGTCGTGGCCGCTCCAAATATGGAGCCAAACGGCCAAAACCCGGACAGGCCGCCGCCGCTAAGGGCGGTAGGAAGTAAAATGTGGTAGGCGAAATACAGCGTCTACCCGAACGATACCACCTGAACGCCTCAGGTAGGTCGGCAAATCGGAATCATCAGAGAGGCGAAAGCTTAACATCAATATTCGCCTCTTCTTGATGAGTGTCGAGTGTCCTCCTGTGTATCGATCTTACCTTCTTCTGTGTCTTAAAGAAGGTACTGCACGCTGGATAGGCACTCGCGCCAGGCGTCCGCGTAGAGATTGTTGCGCGCCGGTTGACCACAGGGTCTCCGGTCCCAGACAATCTAGCGACGCCTTTTGTGGTGTTTACGGACTGAGAGAGCTTGCAAGAGAAACGACTCAAGCAATAAGGAAGGCAGGCAGACTTTGCCAAGACGTAAAAAAGTGGTGCGGCGGCCAGACGTGCCGGACGCAAAATTTAAGAGCCGGAACGTATCCCGTTTCATTGGTAAGTTAATGTTGGATGGAAAACGCAGCCTTGCCGAGCGTATCCTCTATGATGCTTTCGATACGATTGAGGCGCGGCAGAAGCGTCCCCCGCTTGATGTGTTCGAGCAGGCGCTCAAAAATGCCACGCCCACCCTGGAAGTAAAACCCCGCCGCGTCGGTGGCTCAACCTACCAGGTTCCCGTAGATATTCGTAGAGAGCGCGGCAACGCACTCGCTATGCGCTGGCTCATTCGCTCAGCACGTTCGCGTACCGGCAAAAGCATGGCGGAAAAGCTCGCCAGCGAACTCATGGACGCTGCCGCCGGGCAAGGCGCAACTATTAAGAAGCGTGAGGAGACGCACAAAATGGCCGAAAGTAATAAGGCTTTCGCCCATTACCGTTGGTAACTATACATGTCAAGAGAATTTCCACTCGAAAAAACCAGAAATATTGGTATTATAGCTCATATTGATGCCGGTAAGACGACCACGACCGAGCGCATCCTCTTCTATACGAAGAAGATTCACCGTATGGGTGAGGTTCATGAGGGCGCTGCCACCATGGACTGGATGCCCCAGGAGCAGGAGCGCGGTATTACCATCACGTCCGCCGCTACCACCTGCTTCTGGCTCGATCATCGCATCAACATCATCGACACCCCCGGCCACGTCGATTTTACCGCCGAGGTCGAGCGCTCTCTACGTGTGCTCGATGGTGGCGTTGTGGTGTTTGATGCCGTCGCCGGCGTCGAACCACAATCTGAAACCGTATGGCGCCAGGCGAATAAGTATAACGTCCCTCGTATCTGCTTCGTGAATAAAATGGACCGCGTTGGTGCCGATTTCTGGCGCACGGTGGAAATGATCCGTGAGCGCCTTGGCGCCGTACCGGTCCCGATCCAGATACCGGTGGGGCAAGAAAGCAGCTTTAAAGGTTTTATAGATCTCATTGAGCAGCAGGCCGTTATCTTTACGGATGACCTGGGCACAAAATCCGAGCATACGCAGGTTCCAACAAGCATGGAGTCCGAGGTCGCGCAGCATCGGGAATTTCTGATCGAGCGTGTGGCCGAAACAGATGAGGAGTTGACCCTCAAGTATCTTGAGGGCGAGCCGATTACGAAAGAGGAGTTAATCGCGGCACTACGTCGCGCTACCATCGCTGGCACTCTGGTGCCGGTGCTTTGTGGCTCAGCCTTGAAGAACAAGGGCGTGCAGGCAATGCTGGATGCCGTCATTGCCTATCTTCCTTCTCCTCTCGATATCCCTGCTCCTACCGGCATCGATCCCGATACCGGTCAGGTCGTTACTCGCGAAGTAAGCGACGACGCACCTTTCAGCGCCCTCGCGTTCAAGATCGTCTCAGATCCTTTCGTTGGACGCCTGGCCTACTTGCGCGTCTATTCCGGCACCCTCACAAAAGGTGCCGCCGTCCAGAATAGTACCAAGGACAAAAC
Proteins encoded:
- the rpsL gene encoding 30S ribosomal protein S12, with product MPTINQLIRKGRSQKKEKVKAPALLYSYNALKNRTSRLKGSPQKRGVCTQVRTMTPKKPNSAMRKIARVRLSNQMEVTAYIPGEGHNLQEHSVVLIRGGRVKDLPSVRYHIVRGTLDSDGVAKRRRGRSKYGAKRPKPGQAAAAKGGRK
- the fusA gene encoding elongation factor G translates to MSREFPLEKTRNIGIIAHIDAGKTTTTERILFYTKKIHRMGEVHEGAATMDWMPQEQERGITITSAATTCFWLDHRINIIDTPGHVDFTAEVERSLRVLDGGVVVFDAVAGVEPQSETVWRQANKYNVPRICFVNKMDRVGADFWRTVEMIRERLGAVPVPIQIPVGQESSFKGFIDLIEQQAVIFTDDLGTKSEHTQVPTSMESEVAQHREFLIERVAETDEELTLKYLEGEPITKEELIAALRRATIAGTLVPVLCGSALKNKGVQAMLDAVIAYLPSPLDIPAPTGIDPDTGQVVTREVSDDAPFSALAFKIVSDPFVGRLAYLRVYSGTLTKGAAVQNSTKDKTERIGRLLRMHANHREDIDEIRAGDICAAVGLRNTFTGDTLCAAQAPIILEAISFPEPVIEIAIEPKTRADQDKMAIALNKLAEEDPTFQLRTDVETGQTIIRGMGELHLEVIVDRLFREFKVEANVGRPQVAYRETITREAQAQGKHVRQTGGHGQYGDVWIRVAPNERGKGFEFINAIVGGVIPKEYIKPVENGIRETLENGIIAGYPMIDVKATLYDGSYHEVDSSEMAFKTAGSLAIKEAVRKAAPILLEPVMLVEVTTSEEFYGDVIGDLNRRRGTILGMDNRGSMVVVRGHVPLAEMFGYVNDLRSMTSGRANYSMEFAHYDPVPRGIGDTIIAKATR
- the rpsG gene encoding 30S ribosomal protein S7, translating into MPRRKKVVRRPDVPDAKFKSRNVSRFIGKLMLDGKRSLAERILYDAFDTIEARQKRPPLDVFEQALKNATPTLEVKPRRVGGSTYQVPVDIRRERGNALAMRWLIRSARSRTGKSMAEKLASELMDAAAGQGATIKKREETHKMAESNKAFAHYRW